From Dehalococcoidia bacterium:
CGGCCGCGTGATGACCCCCACCGAGTTCTCCGCCGGCGACGTGATCCAGATGGCCTCCGAAGGCGGCCAGGATCCGCGGCTCTACAAGGTCATCCGCGTGCTCTTCCTCGAACAGATCGGCCCGGACCGCTGGACCAACCGCCTGGTGATGGTGCGCCCCAGCCGCGGCAACCCGCAGTAGGCCGGCGCCGTCCGGTGCGGCGACCATTCGCGCCACTTTGCCTGCCAATCGCCCTGCCTGCAGCCGCATCGAGCCGCCGGCGTCGGTGATACCCTGTGCCGTCATCGAGGACAGCGCAAGGCGTAGCAACGGGAGGGCGGACGATGGTTGTGGACGCGGCGGAACTCAATCTGCAGACGCTGGCCGCGCTGCTCGAGGCGCAGGGCCGCGCGATCGGCCTGGAGCTGCGCGCGCTGCCGCCGGCGCTGTGCCGCTGGCGGCCCGGTCCGCCAGACTCGGAGGAATGGAGCGCGAACGAAACGCTGGGCCACCTGATCGAGGCGGAGCGGCGCGGCTTCAACGGCCGCATCCGCCGCATCCTCGCCGAGGAGAGCCCGCCGCTGCCCGGCTGGAATCAGGTGGAGGTGGCGGCCGCGCGCCGCGACGCCGAGCAGGAGCCAGCGGCGCTGTTGGCCGAGTTCGAGGCGCTGCGCGCGGACAGCCTGGCGCTGGTGCGCGGCCTGGCGCCGGCGCAGCTTGATCGCGGCGGCGAGCACGCGCAGGTCGGCTGGGTGACGGTGCGCGACCTGCTGCACGAGTGGCAGCATCACGATCGCAACCACGTCAAGCAGATTTTCAGCATCGTGCAGAGCTATGTCTGGCCGTCGATGGGCAACTGCCGCCGCTTTGCCGAGGTCGATTGACGGCCGCGCGCCGGAGCAATATCCGCCCTCATCCCGCCGGCGCGGCCCGCCGGCCGAAAGCCTGGCGCAGCCACGGCAGCAGTGCGGCCAGGGCATAGATCAGGCTGGCCGCGGCGATGATCGCGAAGCTCGGCGGCAGCTTCGGCACGGCGTAGCTCAGCGTCAGACCGGCCCACATCGCCGCCAGCGCCAACCCGGCGGAGAGCGCCAGCCCGGTGTACGGCCGGGCGACCAGCCGCTGCGCCGCGGCGGCGGGC
This genomic window contains:
- a CDS encoding DinB family protein, which gives rise to MVVDAAELNLQTLAALLEAQGRAIGLELRALPPALCRWRPGPPDSEEWSANETLGHLIEAERRGFNGRIRRILAEESPPLPGWNQVEVAAARRDAEQEPAALLAEFEALRADSLALVRGLAPAQLDRGGEHAQVGWVTVRDLLHEWQHHDRNHVKQIFSIVQSYVWPSMGNCRRFAEVD